The Oreochromis niloticus isolate F11D_XX linkage group LG15, O_niloticus_UMD_NMBU, whole genome shotgun sequence genome includes a region encoding these proteins:
- the LOC100698853 gene encoding ribonucleoside-diphosphate reductase subunit M2 isoform X1: MLSARSTLSVKNEQTLSGQLDKMSLDKENTPPGLNSSRILASKTARRIFDAAAPKVKKSSSSQEEEPLLKENPRRFVIFPIKYHDIWQMYKKAEASFWTAEEVDLSKDLQHWEALKDEERYFISHVLAFFAASDGIVNENLVERFMQEVQVTEARCFYGFQIAMENIHSEMYSLLIDTYIKDPKEREYLFNAIETLPCVKKKADWALNWIGNKNATYGERVVAFAAVEGIFFSGSFAAIFWLKKRGLMPGLTFSNELISRDEGLHCDFACLMFKHLLNKPPKETVISIIKNAVEIEQEFLTDALPVKLIGMNCDMMKQYIEFVADRLLLELGFSKIYRVENPFDFMENISLEGKTNFFEKRVGEYQRMGVMAAPTDNTFRLDADF; this comes from the exons ATGCTGTCCGCGCGTTCCACGCTTTCTGTGAAGAACGAGCAGACCCTCAGCGGGCAGCTGGACAAAATGTCTCTGGACAAAGAGAACACG CCCCCGGGCCTGAACAGCAGCCGCATCCTGGCGTCCAAAACCGCGCGGAGGATCTTCGACGCTGCTGCG cccaaaGTGAAAAAGAGCAGCAGCTCGCAGGAGGAGGAGCCTCTGCTGAAGGAGAACCCTCGCCGCTTCGTCATCTTCCCCATCAAATACCATGACATCTGGCAGATGTACAAGAAGGCAGAGGCATCCTTTTGGACAGCGGAGGAG gtgGATCTGTCCAAGGACCTGCAGCACTGGGAGGCCCTGAAGGACGAAGAGCGCTACTTCATCTCCCACGTGTTGGCCTTCTTCGCCGCCAGTGACGGCATCGTCAACGAGAACCTG GTGGAGCGCTTCATGCAGGAAGTGCAGGTGACGGAAGCCCGGTGTTTCTACGGTTTCCAGATCGCCATGGAGAACATCCACTCAGAGATGTACAGCCTGCTGATCGACACGTACATCAAGGACCCCAAAGAGAG AGAGTACCTGTTTAACGCCATCGAGACCCTGCCGTGCGTGAAGAAGAAGGCCGACTGGGCGCTCAACTGGATCGGCAACAAGAACGCCACCTATG GAGAGCGCGTGGTGGCCTTTGCCGCCGTGGAGGGGATCTTCTTCTCGGGCTCGTTCGCCGCCATCTTCTGGCTGAAGAAAAGAGGCCTGATGCCCGGCCTGACCTTCTCCAACGAGCTCATCAGCAGAGACGAG GGTCTGCACTGTGACTTTGCCTGTCTGATGTTCAAACACCTGCTGAACAAACCGCCCAAGGAAACTGTCATCAGCATCATCAAGAACGCCGTGGAGATCGAGCAG GAGTTCCTGACTGACGCTCTGCCCGTGAAGCTCATCGGGATGAACTGCGACATGATGAAGCAGTACATCGAGTTCGTGGCCGACAGACTGCTGCTGGAGCTCGGCTTCTCCAAG ATCTACCGGGTGGAGAACCCTTTTGACTTCATGGAGAACATCTCCCTGGAGGGAAAGACCAACTTCTTTGAGAAGCGGGTGGGCGAGTACCAGAGGATGGGCGTGATGGCGGCGCCCACGGACAACACCTTCAGGTTGGACGCCGATTTCTGA
- the LOC100698853 gene encoding ribonucleoside-diphosphate reductase subunit M2 isoform X2, with protein sequence MYKKAEASFWTAEEVDLSKDLQHWEALKDEERYFISHVLAFFAASDGIVNENLVERFMQEVQVTEARCFYGFQIAMENIHSEMYSLLIDTYIKDPKEREYLFNAIETLPCVKKKADWALNWIGNKNATYGERVVAFAAVEGIFFSGSFAAIFWLKKRGLMPGLTFSNELISRDEGLHCDFACLMFKHLLNKPPKETVISIIKNAVEIEQEFLTDALPVKLIGMNCDMMKQYIEFVADRLLLELGFSKIYRVENPFDFMENISLEGKTNFFEKRVGEYQRMGVMAAPTDNTFRLDADF encoded by the exons ATGTACAAGAAGGCAGAGGCATCCTTTTGGACAGCGGAGGAG gtgGATCTGTCCAAGGACCTGCAGCACTGGGAGGCCCTGAAGGACGAAGAGCGCTACTTCATCTCCCACGTGTTGGCCTTCTTCGCCGCCAGTGACGGCATCGTCAACGAGAACCTG GTGGAGCGCTTCATGCAGGAAGTGCAGGTGACGGAAGCCCGGTGTTTCTACGGTTTCCAGATCGCCATGGAGAACATCCACTCAGAGATGTACAGCCTGCTGATCGACACGTACATCAAGGACCCCAAAGAGAG AGAGTACCTGTTTAACGCCATCGAGACCCTGCCGTGCGTGAAGAAGAAGGCCGACTGGGCGCTCAACTGGATCGGCAACAAGAACGCCACCTATG GAGAGCGCGTGGTGGCCTTTGCCGCCGTGGAGGGGATCTTCTTCTCGGGCTCGTTCGCCGCCATCTTCTGGCTGAAGAAAAGAGGCCTGATGCCCGGCCTGACCTTCTCCAACGAGCTCATCAGCAGAGACGAG GGTCTGCACTGTGACTTTGCCTGTCTGATGTTCAAACACCTGCTGAACAAACCGCCCAAGGAAACTGTCATCAGCATCATCAAGAACGCCGTGGAGATCGAGCAG GAGTTCCTGACTGACGCTCTGCCCGTGAAGCTCATCGGGATGAACTGCGACATGATGAAGCAGTACATCGAGTTCGTGGCCGACAGACTGCTGCTGGAGCTCGGCTTCTCCAAG ATCTACCGGGTGGAGAACCCTTTTGACTTCATGGAGAACATCTCCCTGGAGGGAAAGACCAACTTCTTTGAGAAGCGGGTGGGCGAGTACCAGAGGATGGGCGTGATGGCGGCGCCCACGGACAACACCTTCAGGTTGGACGCCGATTTCTGA